A genomic stretch from Plasmodium cynomolgi strain B DNA, scaffold: 0005, whole genome shotgun sequence includes:
- a CDS encoding Pv-fam-d protein (putative), producing MRERTNKYFYLFSKVFTYSILIWIWQRFEESPSCGKPWNTEGKQNDSSGVRASRLLVGDAIMEFQQGYPEHRERYMVAPGGHREGEFSHHLPSVLKDRRIRKQIKKVLKSKRQHGQTNDLRFNNTIDKLQNLLQGKRGYAELSHKHFPNNNY from the exons ATGAGAGAAAGGACaaataaatacttttatCTTTTTAGTAAGGTTTTTACATATTCCATTTTAATATGGATATGGCAGCGTTTCGAGGAG TCACCTTCCTGCGGGAAACCATGGAACACAGAAGGCAAACAAAATGACTCTTCGGGGGTAAGGGCTAGTAGATTACTAGTGGGAGACGCCATTATGGAATTTCAACAGGGCTATCCGGAACACAGAGAAAGATATATGGTAGCCCCAGGAGGTCACAGAGAAGGTGAATTTTCACACCACTTACCTTCAGTGCTGAAAGATAGACGTATTCGaaagcaaattaaaaaagtgctaaaaagtaaaagacaACACGGCCAAACAAATGATTTAAGGTTTAATAATACTATTGATAAACTACAAAATTTATTGCAAGGTAAGAGAGGCTATGCGGAATTATCGCATAAACACTTTcctaataataattat